Proteins encoded together in one Diabrotica undecimpunctata isolate CICGRU chromosome 3, icDiaUnde3, whole genome shotgun sequence window:
- the LOC140436110 gene encoding uncharacterized protein, translating to MEQLYRGKKLVNLCKLDKMEANKQADNVPLPPKQDDSTVLQENYDPGLSISPDNKLQDITTEQSSSKNTIKNKLRSKSSVIYKEEDDNSERFKTFDGSSSDEFEPYDSDSSDSDNSEPSKIQKDNHITAESEHTLTV from the exons atGGAGCAGTTATACCGTGGAAAGAAACTTGTTAACTTGTGTAAGTTAGACAAAATGGAAGCAAATAAACAAGCCG ataatgtGCCGCTGCCTCCAAAACAGGATGATTCGACtgttttacaagaaaactatgATCCTGGACTAAGCATTTCGCCAG ACAATAAATTACAAGATATAACAACTGAACAATCATCATCGAAAAATACAATAAAGAATAAACTGAGGTCGAAATCTTCTGTgatatataaagaagaagatgataaCTCAGAACGATTTAAGACTTTTGATGGAAGTTCAAGTGATGAATTTGAACCTTATGATAGTGACTCTTCTGACTCGGACAACTCAGAACCTAGTAAAATACAAAAAGACAATCATATTACTGCAGAATCAGAACATACGCTGACTGTCTAG
- the LOC140437645 gene encoding uncharacterized protein — translation MSFTESDKREAKQFVEFYIDNIENHSNYFQYYLSEDVVLDWFGKTIKKEKNVTAFLKDQMGSVNHFLSDAVPVGKIGFRDTHIIKVPRTQKMIPLALMSPPRPIQLRSETTTPKKRPLPSSSNNRRELRSKYPKEQGQGDGPHNNTEIPSSPRKKLKTPYEVSLESIETLENECDSTESSHKLKYVLCQGDLEFHRPSQKKYQSETKWRRPCKLSVAYTSLGSNQYTIYLIIYEGNVKCRRNLMKEFDAVDAEESEI, via the exons ATGAGTTTTACAGAAAGCGATAAGAGGGAGGCCAAGCAATTTGTAGAATTTTACATTGATAATATTGAGAATCACAGTAACTATTTCCAATATTATTTATCTGAAGATGTTGTGCTCGATTGGTTTGGAAAGacaatcaaaaaagaaaagaatgttACTGCTTTCTTAAAGGATCAAATGGGTTCTGTGAATCATTTCCTTTCTGATGCAGTTCCGGTTGGGAAGATTGGTTTCAGGGATACTCATATTATTAAAGTCCCAAG GACACAAAAGATGATTCCTCTTGCCTTAATGAGCCCCCCAAGGCCGATCCAGCTAAGAAGTGAAACTACAACCCCCAAGAAACGACCATTGCCTTCATCAAGTAACAACAGAAGAGAACTTCGCAGTAAATATCCCAAAGAACAGGGCCAAGGAGATGGTCCTCACAATAATACGGAAATCCCCAGTTCACctagaaagaaattaaaaacccCCTATGAAGTTTCTTTAGAAAGTATTGAAACTTTAGAGAATGAGTGCGATTCAACAGAAAGTAGTCATAAACTTAAATATGTGTTATGCCAAG GGGATCTTGAGTTCCATAGACCCAGCCAAAAGAAATATCAGAGTGAAACCAAGTGGAGACGACCGTGTAAACTCAGTGTGGCATATACGTCTCTGGGCAGTAATCAGTATaccatatatttaataatatatgaaGGTAATGTAAAGTGTCGTAGAAATTTGATGAAAGAATTTGATGCAGTTGACGCAGAGGAGTCGGAAATTTAG